The region CGGCGAGGTAGTTGACCGCAAACTGCAGCTCATGGCCGTCGGCGCTGGTCTGGCGCGGCTGCGCGCCGGTGATCAGGACGCCGGCGTTGTTCACCAGCAGATCGAGCTTCTGATAGTCCTTCGCGATGGTGTCGGCGAACGCGCGCACGCCTTCCAGCGAGGCGAAATCGGCGCCGACGAAGCGTGCCGATCCAACCCCTGCCTCGGTGATTTCGGCAACCAATGCCTGGCCGCGTTCGGCGTTGCGTCCGTGCACGATGACATGGGCACCTTGCGCCGCCAGCGCACGCGCCAGCTCCCGCCCAAGGCCATCGGTGGAGCCGGTGACCAGCACCGTCTTGCCTTTGTACGACAATGGCGCCGCGGTGTCCTGCGCGAGCACTGGAGCCGCCAGCGCGATCAGGGCCGCGAGGGTAAGGACGAGCAAACGCGCAATCCGCATGGCTGGGGCTCCGCCTGGTGTCGGGACGAGCATAGTCCCATTCCGCGGAGGTCCGATGGCAGACGCTGGCGTGTATCTCGACGACCTCATGCCCTTGCGCCGGGCGCTCCTCCACCCACTGGCGGCGACGCTCATGATCCGCGCCACTCGGCGGATCCCGCCCCTGCAGGACTCGGCGGATGCACCGAGCGAGGGCTGGCGGAGGCCGATGCGGCCAAACTGATCCCGGTCGAGGAACTGCTGAAGGAATACGGGTTGACGGCAGGAGGGGTGTACTGGACACCCGGAGCCCGTCGGCGTCTCAAGGAGATCGAGACCTACATCGCCGAACGCGGTTCGCCAGAGATCGCGCGCAGCGAGGCCGCACGGCTGATCCGGCGCACAATGACCCTGCAGCAGCCACCGCTGACCGGCAAACGGCTGCGGCGATACGTGAACGCCGATGTGCGGCAATTGCTCGAACGACCGTATCGGCTGATCTACCGCGTGACCGCCGAGCGCATCGAGATCATCACGGTGCTCGATTACCGTCAGCTGATGCCATCGGACCTGGAAGGACTGGGCCAGGCGCGCTGCAGCTGAACCGCGTTGCCGCCGACTTCAGACGCGGGTAGATCGGCCCCAGCTGGCGCGTGGTGGCGCCGTCCGGCCCAAGACCTTGGCGACGCGGGAATCGCTGACGCCGGTGTCAGAATACGGAGGATCTGCGGGTGTCCTCGTTTTCCCCATCAGGGTGAACGCGCCGGCACCCGCTCCAGCCGCCCCTTGCGCTTGACGATGTTCTTGTAGTCCCACTGGATCACGCGCGCCTTCTCCAGCCAACGCCGCAAGTCCGCGTCGAGCACCTCCGCGGCAGCGTTGTAGAACACCGAGGCGTCCTTGAACTTCTTGCCCAGCACATTCAGCCCTGCCTCCCCGAAGTCCGCGCCACTCCAGAACATCAGGCGGATACCGGGCTTCTCCCGGCTGTACCCGGCCACCGGATTGCCATCCAGGAACCACACCGGATGCCCATGCCAGACCTTGTTCGCGGCCTCGGGCAGGTATCGGTCGATCGCTTCCCCAAGCAGGACGCAAACCTCACGATGCGGCGGGTCTTGGCGCTGGTTGTAGAGGTGGGTGTCTGGATGCATGAGGTGCCTCATGGTGGCCGGGTGGCCGCCCGGGAGCGCAACGGTGTCCTTAGATCTGCCGGCTGCCAGTGTGCTCGATTTTCTTCCGGACGGAGCGGCAAAGCGAGGACACGGACGGAGCGGCAAAGCCGGCAAAGCGAGGACACGCACGAATGGACGCGCGCGTCAGCGGTTTCCGACAGCCCACGCCAATCCGGCCGCGCCATGCTCCTCACATGACGCAGACTTCCACGCGCTGCCACCCCAGCAGCCCGCTAACCTGCCGCGTTGACCTGCGCAACGATGTCCTCGACCGCAGCATCCAGTGATTTCCAGATTGCCTGCTGAACGCTCTGGCTCTCCAATGCGTAGGTGGTGACATAGCCAACGTGGCAGTTCAGCGCCCTTCTGCTCCGGTATCGCACGCCGTCGATCTCGATTTCCAGGTCCACCGACGCCAGGTCAACGCCACGCTTGGCGCTGCCGTCGGCGACTACGGCGGCGGCGTAGGACACCCCTGCCAACCCGGCCGGATTGAACCCGTTTTCCTCAATGCAGGCCTGGAACCGATGCACCAGGATGGCATTGCCCGATACCCGCGTGGGCATCGCATGCTCCAGGCGCGTCTGCAGCGCCACGATCCGCGATGGGCTGAATGCCGCCTCGCCGATCTCACGCCCCGGCACGGCCAGGCAGCGGGAGTTGAACTTCAGCTCATTGCCGGGTCGTTCGTCACTTATGTTCAACGACCCGGACGGGTTTCCTGCGGCGTCGACCAGCAGCGCCGACGGACCGGCGCAACCGACCAAACCCACGAGGACGACAGCAAGCGCGACAGGTGCGTGCACATTCATTCGAAAATCAAGGGGTAGGAATTCCAAAGCCACTTTTCGCGCAGTGTACGCAGCGAACTCGTGCCGTCAAGGATCCGGCAAGCGGGCCGTAAGCAAAGCGAGGAAGCAAAGCGAGGACACGCACAAGCGAGCGCAAAGCGAGCACAAAGCGAGGACACGCACCACAAAGCGAGGACACGCACAAATCGGAGCTTTCGGACGCGCGCGTCAGCAATTTCCGACAGCCCACGCCAATCCGGCCGCGCATGCTCCGCACATGACGCAAGCCCGCTCTCTCTTGGTCCCTGCCAACGCTCACGGCGTCTATCACTGCGTGTCGCGCTGTGTACGCCGCGCTTGGCTCTGCGGGCAGGATCCGTTGACCGGCGCCGATCACGAGCATCGCCGGCAATGGGTCGAAGACCGCCTGGCGCAGTTGGCCGATCTCTACGCCGTCTCGATCTGGGCCTATGCCGTGATGAGCAATCACCTGCATGTGGTGATCGAGATGCACGTCGACATCGCCCGGTCCTGGAGTCCGAACGATGTCGCTACTCGCTGGCTGGGGCTGTATCCACCAGAGGAAGGCCAATTCGAAGCGACGAAGGCGCAGATCGTCGCGAACGATGCCCGGCTGGCGGTGCTGCGCGCGCGGCTCTGCAGCCTCTCGTGGTTCATGAAGTCACTCAGTGAGCCCATCGCCAGGCGCGCGAATGTGGACCCACAGCGTGCGCGCGGTCAAGTCTGAGCACGGCATCTGTCGCGTGATCGGCAGTGAGAGTGCGCTCCTCGACAAAGCCGCCGAGATCGGTCAGCGCTGGCTGCGCGGCCTGGGCGTGGCTCGTTCGCTCTCGAACTGAGCGCGACAGGCCATCCTTTTCGGCGCCGCGGGCGCCTGGGGGCGTTGGCTTGCGCCGGCCCAACCCATTGAAACCAAGAAGTACTCAGCAGCGTATGGCGCGTGCCTCCGCGTTCGTTGGTTGTGGAATCGATGGATGTCCCAGCTTTTCGACCCGGTTCACCTACTGGTCGGCGTCGATGCCCAGTTGACCCAGCACCGACGGCGGTCTTCCGGTGATTCGCCCTCGCTTGGTGGGATGCCACCGGCGGCCGGTGGCATCCACCAGTTCGATGTACTCCCGCGTGGAAACGCAGGTCACCAGCCGGCCACAGGTGCTGAGGGTCGGCAGCAGGGCGGCAGTTTGACCGGCCGTCTGCGCGTGGCGAAGGTCTTCCTGGCCGGGACATGCCAGAAGTAGGTCGGTTGTTGGGCTCCTCGTCCTAAGTTATCATGCAGTTAGCGGACATTCCGAACAACCTACGTTAACAGGTAGCAAAGTCGATGCGAGGGCGCGGAACTGCAACCAAGATCGTTGTTCTAATGCTCTCGTGGGAGTAGCCTGAGCGGATCGGCACGTGGCGAAGTGACGTCGCGCAACAAGACAACGGAGACCAGCATGAGCATTCCTAACAAGAGCACTGCATTCCGCAATGAACCTGTTTTCAGTTCAATCCGGGCAGCGGCAACACAAGTTGCGAAGGCCAAAGCAAATGCGCTCGCCCGGTCGCAGTCCGGCGCGATAAAACAAGTCAACCAAGCGCAGCACTCCGTCAAGAAGGCGTCGTAGCACCGAATGCC is a window of Rhodanobacteraceae bacterium DNA encoding:
- a CDS encoding DUF1801 domain-containing protein, whose protein sequence is MHPDTHLYNQRQDPPHREVCVLLGEAIDRYLPEAANKVWHGHPVWFLDGNPVAGYSREKPGIRLMFWSGADFGEAGLNVLGKKFKDASVFYNAAAEVLDADLRRWLEKARVIQWDYKNIVKRKGRLERVPARSP
- a CDS encoding type II toxin-antitoxin system RelE/ParE family toxin, with the translated sequence MYWTPGARRRLKEIETYIAERGSPEIARSEAARLIRRTMTLQQPPLTGKRLRRYVNADVRQLLERPYRLIYRVTAERIEIITVLDYRQLMPSDLEGLGQARCS